Proteins co-encoded in one Pseudobdellovibrionaceae bacterium genomic window:
- a CDS encoding HAD family hydrolase, with translation MSYTDASYRKTNKAFFLDRDDTLIKDFGYLDDPGKVELLEGVVEALKKIRQQGYKLLVITNQSGLTRGSVGVENLELIHQKISDLFALGGVRIDGYYSAPYQHNHPRRKPGAGLLEEAATDWGIDFSRSWMAGDKWRDLYAGWTKGCRTLLVNEAPEQRALFQNFQPDLILQDWSEFVSLPTS, from the coding sequence ATGTCATATACCGATGCCTCTTATCGTAAAACTAATAAAGCTTTTTTCTTAGATCGAGATGATACCTTGATCAAAGATTTTGGGTATTTGGATGATCCAGGTAAAGTGGAGCTGTTAGAAGGTGTTGTGGAGGCTCTTAAAAAAATCAGGCAGCAAGGGTACAAGTTGCTCGTGATCACCAATCAGTCTGGTTTAACCCGTGGGTCAGTGGGTGTTGAAAACTTAGAACTCATTCATCAAAAAATTTCAGATCTTTTTGCTCTTGGGGGAGTAAGGATTGATGGATATTATTCTGCCCCTTACCAGCACAATCATCCTAGACGCAAACCAGGCGCGGGTTTGCTGGAAGAGGCAGCCACAGACTGGGGCATAGATTTTTCTAGGTCTTGGATGGCAGGTGATAAGTGGCGTGATTTATATGCGGGTTGGACCAAGGGGTGCCGCACTCTTTTAGTGAATGAAGCCCCAGAGCAGCGTGCTTTATTTCAGAATTTTCAACCTGATTTGATCTTACAAGATTGGTCTGAGTTTGTCTCACTTCCTACTTCTTAG
- the recO gene encoding DNA repair protein RecO — protein sequence MGHRAVFCLLFESQAYSQVVSLLKQKALILKKTLYQESDLILKVLTGEGEKLDVMAKGALRSKKRFGGGVLEPLNYVELTFAPNKNQNNHWRHLNEATLIYDYSLVRTDYDRIKLALYFLKVITKIELESGSSYVFDLLLHALRAVEKAEQLAILKCQFEVKLLYRQGVLLIDSDLEPFLKTSMYDSQQLMKYNVQDMVRRTSYEMENYFEQLLELS from the coding sequence ATGGGCCATAGGGCCGTCTTTTGTCTTTTATTTGAATCTCAGGCATACTCCCAAGTTGTGAGCCTACTTAAGCAAAAAGCCCTTATTTTAAAAAAAACTCTGTATCAAGAGTCAGACCTGATTTTAAAAGTCCTCACAGGCGAGGGTGAAAAATTAGACGTGATGGCCAAAGGTGCTTTGCGCAGTAAGAAGCGTTTTGGCGGTGGAGTTTTAGAGCCTCTGAATTATGTCGAGCTGACTTTTGCTCCGAATAAAAATCAAAACAATCATTGGCGACACCTTAATGAAGCCACTTTGATTTATGATTACTCTTTGGTTCGTACCGACTATGACCGCATCAAGCTGGCCTTATACTTTTTGAAGGTGATCACAAAGATCGAATTGGAAAGTGGGTCTTCGTATGTGTTTGATCTGCTTTTACATGCTCTGAGAGCCGTAGAAAAGGCAGAGCAGCTGGCGATTTTAAAGTGTCAATTTGAAGTTAAACTTTTGTACCGCCAAGGTGTTCTGCTTATAGACAGTGATCTAGAGCCCTTCTTAAAAACTTCAATGTACGACTCTCAGCAATTGATGAAGTACAATGTGCAAGATATGGTAAGGCGAACCTCTTATGAGATGGAAAATTATTTTGAACAACTTTTAGAGTTAAGTTAG
- a CDS encoding sigma-54 dependent transcriptional regulator has protein sequence MSNTYNRPLSVGEPSRLIQKMDSIQGAKKEIVYQSEIMSQMMKMVDRVAPSNATVLVLGESGTGKELIAQAIHEKSQRRNRPFVAINCGALRETLLESELFGHEKGAFTGAYSRKIGLAEAANGGTLFLDEIGELTPGIQSKLLRFLQEGEIFRVGGKEPIKVDIRLISATNKELDKEVAKGGFREDLFYRINTIVINSPPLRRRKEDVPMLIEHFLTFGSHRYLNRGMKMSAEAMDMLLKYDWPGNIRELQNVCERLQILSEGEVIYPKDLPDFIKNPDNKFVLDDYDPSITVHELEKRYIIKALNHFDGNKTQAANALGITIKTLYNKLHEYGEFDRFAVHTKMTVK, from the coding sequence ATGTCAAATACCTATAACAGACCCCTTTCTGTGGGTGAACCTAGTCGCTTGATCCAGAAGATGGATTCTATTCAAGGGGCTAAAAAAGAGATCGTCTACCAATCTGAGATCATGTCACAGATGATGAAGATGGTGGATCGAGTAGCTCCGTCTAATGCTACGGTATTAGTGTTAGGTGAAAGTGGAACGGGCAAAGAGCTGATTGCTCAAGCCATCCACGAAAAAAGCCAACGCAGAAACCGTCCTTTTGTAGCCATCAACTGTGGAGCCTTAAGAGAGACTTTATTAGAGAGTGAACTTTTTGGTCACGAAAAAGGTGCTTTCACAGGAGCTTACTCTAGAAAGATCGGTTTAGCCGAAGCTGCTAATGGTGGAACTTTGTTCTTGGATGAGATTGGTGAATTGACTCCTGGAATTCAATCTAAACTTTTACGTTTTTTACAAGAAGGCGAAATCTTTAGAGTAGGTGGTAAAGAGCCTATTAAAGTCGACATTCGTTTGATCAGTGCAACGAACAAAGAATTAGACAAAGAAGTGGCCAAAGGTGGATTTCGAGAAGATCTTTTCTACCGTATCAATACTATTGTGATCAATTCTCCGCCTTTAAGACGCAGAAAAGAAGATGTCCCTATGTTGATCGAACACTTTTTAACTTTTGGTTCGCATAGATATTTAAATCGTGGAATGAAAATGAGTGCAGAGGCTATGGACATGCTTTTAAAGTATGACTGGCCAGGTAACATTCGTGAGCTTCAAAACGTCTGTGAAAGACTACAAATTTTATCTGAAGGTGAAGTGATTTATCCAAAAGATCTACCTGACTTCATCAAAAACCCAGACAATAAATTTGTACTTGATGATTACGATCCAAGTATCACGGTGCATGAGCTTGAAAAACGCTACATCATCAAAGCCTTAAATCACTTTGATGGGAACAAGACTCAAGCTGCAAATGCTTTAGGAATCACGATTAAAACTTTATATAACAAGTTACACGAGTATGGTGAGTTTGATCGCTTTGCGGTTCATACAAAAATGACTGTGAAGTAA
- a CDS encoding HAMP domain-containing histidine kinase, whose product MSRLFKIRLYLISILLLVGAIPFYFSYLAFNELISYQSDVAQKINLSESLDGYQSALKDLSKINKNKEAQYKEQFEKVHEKQALLNSQNLLWDNIKTSLKKTYLLFFGAFTGVVILLGMLISGLISKLYAKTHQQLQIEMERVNYLKQFENVSDIIKMMNHEIKKPLAPLEIWLNTLIKAAQKNDLNTIDEASQIVREEMQNLSAHLKAFNKFGSLPDPKLTIVEFDQYLTETLSKFSDVYTNIEVEHHCEIQDLYVKLDKGLFSQVLQNLFENAQEANPDLSTLFFKIVTKKHNGAYIQIDVFNQGIAIKDLEQVFKPYFSTKEKSSHSGLGLTISKATMIKHQGDLNVRPCSNGALFEIKLPIYKSENT is encoded by the coding sequence ATGAGCCGTCTTTTTAAAATCAGACTTTATCTGATCAGCATTTTACTTTTAGTGGGTGCGATACCTTTTTATTTTTCATACCTAGCCTTTAATGAACTGATCAGTTACCAATCCGATGTGGCACAAAAGATCAATCTTTCTGAAAGCCTTGATGGATATCAGTCAGCACTCAAAGATCTTTCAAAAATAAATAAAAACAAAGAAGCTCAGTATAAAGAACAATTCGAGAAGGTTCACGAAAAACAAGCTCTTTTGAATTCTCAAAATCTATTGTGGGATAATATAAAGACGTCATTAAAAAAGACCTATTTACTGTTTTTTGGAGCGTTTACAGGTGTAGTGATTTTGCTGGGTATGTTGATCTCGGGTTTGATTTCCAAGCTGTATGCCAAAACCCACCAACAGCTGCAAATAGAAATGGAACGGGTGAATTATCTCAAACAATTTGAAAACGTATCAGATATCATCAAAATGATGAACCACGAGATTAAAAAACCCCTTGCTCCTTTAGAAATTTGGCTTAATACCCTTATCAAAGCAGCTCAAAAGAACGACTTAAACACCATTGATGAGGCTTCCCAAATTGTGCGCGAAGAAATGCAAAATCTTTCGGCCCATCTCAAAGCTTTTAATAAATTTGGTTCATTGCCTGATCCTAAGCTGACCATAGTGGAGTTTGATCAATATCTTACAGAAACATTAAGTAAGTTTAGTGATGTTTACACCAACATCGAAGTAGAACACCACTGTGAAATTCAAGATCTTTATGTCAAACTGGATAAAGGACTTTTTTCACAGGTTTTACAAAACCTATTTGAAAATGCCCAAGAGGCTAATCCCGACTTAAGCACTTTGTTTTTTAAAATTGTAACCAAGAAGCACAATGGTGCCTATATTCAAATTGATGTTTTTAATCAGGGAATAGCCATCAAAGATTTAGAACAAGTCTTTAAACCTTATTTTTCCACTAAAGAAAAATCCTCTCATAGTGGTCTGGGTCTTACCATTTCAAAGGCCACCATGATCAAACATCAAGGCGACCTCAATGTTCGCCCCTGTAGCAATGGGGCATTATTTGAAATTAAACTTCCTATTTATAAATCGGAGAACACATGA
- a CDS encoding tyrosine-type recombinase/integrase, whose translation MGAPKLSLQEAIYKYLNYVCFSQKYTHHTCTNYISDLNQLFKPFLNGIFIYNPPESLSFSKNDKKIGLMKDPLLNSEVLAHAFDLFKPSLAKLAAVSRKRKISSLKGFSKWCLEHNYIDKDPTHQIASIKTPIKLPKYLNLDETLSYFKSLKKDLKAEPEKYRNEWICFLYLYGCGLRIHEACQVEIKNIDLEQKRTLIFGKGKKERFAIMPEFMMAPIGEALDLATHNNWSYIYGEKALTPRTVANWIQRRGLKAEIHKPVHPHMFRHSYATHLLRENTDLRHLQELLGHSSLASTQVYAHLDRDQLLQSLEQFHPLSKK comes from the coding sequence ATGGGAGCCCCAAAACTCAGCCTGCAAGAGGCTATTTATAAGTATTTGAATTATGTATGCTTTTCACAAAAGTACACCCATCATACGTGCACCAACTACATCTCCGACCTGAATCAGCTCTTTAAACCCTTCTTAAATGGAATTTTTATATATAACCCACCAGAATCACTAAGTTTTTCAAAAAATGATAAAAAAATAGGCTTAATGAAAGACCCTCTTTTAAACAGTGAGGTTCTGGCCCATGCTTTTGACCTCTTTAAACCCAGTTTAGCCAAGCTTGCAGCCGTCAGCCGTAAGCGAAAAATCTCTAGCCTCAAGGGTTTTAGCAAATGGTGCTTAGAGCACAACTACATTGATAAAGATCCCACTCATCAGATCGCTAGTATTAAGACCCCGATAAAATTGCCCAAATACTTAAACCTAGATGAAACCTTAAGTTATTTTAAATCACTCAAAAAAGACTTAAAAGCTGAGCCTGAAAAGTATCGTAATGAGTGGATTTGTTTTTTATATCTTTACGGCTGCGGACTACGTATCCATGAAGCCTGTCAGGTTGAAATAAAAAATATTGACCTTGAGCAAAAGCGCACTTTGATTTTTGGAAAAGGAAAAAAAGAACGTTTTGCCATCATGCCTGAATTTATGATGGCCCCTATCGGAGAAGCCTTAGACTTAGCCACTCATAATAATTGGTCTTATATTTATGGCGAAAAGGCACTAACCCCAAGAACTGTCGCCAATTGGATTCAACGCCGAGGACTCAAAGCTGAAATTCACAAGCCCGTGCATCCACACATGTTCCGACACAGCTATGCCACACATCTGTTACGAGAAAATACTGATCTTAGACATTTACAGGAACTCTTAGGACACAGCTCTTTAGCATCTACGCAAGTGTATGCCCATTTGGATCGAGACCAGCTTCTGCAAAGCTTAGAACAATTCCATCCTCTGTCTAAGAAGTAG
- a CDS encoding sigma-54 dependent transcriptional regulator, with protein sequence MKILLVDDDKNLRLGIKLSLESEGFEVTAADTYEMALRLINEERGFEAYVLDIKLNANLTGIELYQKVRALNDQTPVIFISSGASLSEVAEGMRLGAFDFLEKPFAPDKLIATLKNVQEISSLKEKLAFYNQTLLKDSDIIIGQSKAFQEVLNAVSQAAPTQSTILITGESGTGKELVAKRICALSKRSTKPFIKVNCSSIPENLIESELFGYEKGAFTGAISTKKGYFELAHQGTIFLDEIGDMNLSAQAKVLRALQEQEIQKLGSEKIIKVNVRVIAATNKDLQKGVAEGWFREDLFYRLNVFPIKTPALRQRKEDIAKLAQYFLETFIQENSMPKKIIDNKLYDRLKEYDWPGNIRELKNIMERIAITGKQRLVESDFLNLGFLEKSHTKTNSRKSVNGFEDYGHFSLKSFKEDMEKRFIIESLKKHQGNIAACAVQLEIERTHLHKKIKQYQIQKREYLT encoded by the coding sequence ATGAAGATCTTGCTTGTCGATGATGATAAAAATTTACGCCTAGGCATTAAGTTAAGTCTAGAGTCCGAAGGCTTTGAAGTCACTGCTGCCGACACCTACGAAATGGCACTCAGATTGATCAATGAAGAACGAGGATTTGAGGCCTATGTACTAGATATTAAACTCAATGCAAACTTGACAGGCATTGAGCTCTACCAAAAGGTCAGAGCCCTCAATGATCAAACACCTGTCATCTTTATTTCATCAGGAGCAAGTCTATCCGAAGTGGCCGAAGGTATGCGCTTAGGGGCTTTTGATTTTCTAGAAAAACCTTTTGCCCCAGACAAACTCATCGCCACTTTAAAAAATGTCCAAGAGATAAGCTCACTTAAAGAAAAATTGGCTTTTTATAATCAAACTTTGCTCAAGGACAGCGATATTATCATTGGCCAGAGCAAAGCTTTTCAAGAGGTTTTAAACGCGGTCTCACAAGCGGCCCCCACACAAAGTACTATTTTGATCACAGGAGAAAGTGGGACAGGGAAAGAGCTTGTTGCCAAAAGAATTTGTGCTTTAAGTAAACGCTCCACCAAGCCTTTTATCAAAGTGAACTGTAGCTCTATTCCTGAGAACTTAATCGAGAGTGAGCTTTTTGGTTACGAAAAAGGCGCCTTTACTGGAGCTATCTCAACCAAAAAAGGATATTTTGAGCTTGCCCATCAAGGCACCATTTTTTTGGATGAAATTGGGGATATGAACCTATCGGCTCAAGCCAAAGTTTTACGCGCTTTACAAGAGCAGGAAATTCAAAAACTGGGCTCAGAAAAGATCATCAAGGTGAATGTCAGAGTCATTGCCGCAACCAATAAGGACTTACAAAAGGGAGTGGCTGAAGGTTGGTTTAGAGAGGATTTATTTTATAGACTTAATGTGTTCCCTATTAAAACGCCTGCTCTTCGCCAACGAAAAGAAGACATCGCCAAACTGGCTCAATATTTTTTAGAAACCTTCATTCAAGAAAACTCCATGCCCAAAAAAATCATTGATAATAAACTCTACGATCGCCTTAAGGAATACGATTGGCCAGGAAATATACGTGAGTTAAAAAATATTATGGAGCGAATTGCTATCACTGGGAAGCAACGTTTAGTCGAAAGTGACTTTCTAAACTTAGGATTTTTGGAGAAAAGCCACACCAAAACAAACTCCAGAAAATCCGTGAATGGATTCGAGGATTATGGACACTTCAGCTTAAAGTCCTTTAAAGAGGACATGGAAAAACGATTTATTATTGAGTCACTAAAAAAACATCAAGGTAACATTGCTGCCTGCGCCGTACAGTTAGAAATCGAAAGAACTCATCTCCATAAAAAAATCAAACAGTATCAGATTCAAAAAAGAGAATACCTCACGTGA